The genome window GCGCACCACAGCGATAATTTTCCGAGCGGCCACTGACACCTATCTACTCTTCTAGTGGTGGCGGTACCATGCAAAACCTATGGAGGGTCGCATAAAACCCAGGAATTCGGTCAGGTCAAGGTCGCTCGACATCTGGTAACGTAGAGTGGACGAGCCttcgaagggtcggtggacgtaCAAGTCCATTTCTAACATTAGGtcgtggcttgagcggaaacacggTAGTTGCCGCAATAATCTGTATCGCTTCAGCCTGGATGATTCGCCGATGTGTCCAGGACGCATACCAAAGAATGCAGATCAAGCGATGTTTAACTGTCGGAGTTTCGTGGTGGAGGGAAGGAACCTGAACTAAGCTCACGGTCTCCCTCGCaaataaaaaagtttaaaaaaaagctGTTGAAGGAAGGAAACACATGCGAAGTAGTGCCTTAATGATTGGTCGGCGGGCCTGGAACTGGAGAGGTTCAGTATTCAttccagtggatgcaaggcctatcctACACCTCTGTCGCAATTAAGGGGTACGACCTTCTAGTTTTAAAGCGCAATGCCACGCGTTGGCCTCAAAAAGAGCTTTGCTCGGGATATGGACGTAACTATTAGGGTACCAATAGCAAAAAATCGGGTCGAGAGCCTGGAACTTACGCTCTCAAGAGGTTATCGCGATTTTCATGGCACCAGATGACTCCCAGTGAAGATTTGTTGCAAATCCAACTTTATCCGAATCAGATCCGCAATACCTTCAGTGCCAACCCAATACCTATCCTCTTCCAGGGGTGCCAGCCTGATGCAAAGCCAATTTCGTTATTCACTCTCTGACATGGAACTGCAGCGCGTATCACTCTCCTAACGCATAACAGAGACTTGGGTAGGTACTTTCATTAAAAGCTGCAGTTCTGTTCCGCTAATTATGAATCATGTGCGCTACGTGATGAGAAACATGGGAGTGTGGGTAACCATGGGATGTTTTTTTTCGCTGCTTTCATTATCACAAGAGAAATTCGATACTTGACACCCCACAAGGGGCCCAATTGTGTGTTCACATTGAAGCTAAGATTAGTGGTCGCTTGCTCATTAGAAAACAACAAAGAACTACAgataataaacaaaaacaagCAATTCCGAGCGTGCGATTGCCGATAAGCGAGTGCAACGTTAGCGGCTATTGCGCATCGCAGTCCCTTCCGCAATGAATGCGGAAAACGGCCCGCTGCAGGCAGTAATCACAAAGCAAAGCGTAGCAAACAAAAGTTTCAATATTTACCGCCAAACGCCAAGTGTATCTGCTCAGGTCGAGTGTGGACAACCGCGGCACCAGAATTCACTAGAAAACTCGCAACACAAAGCACCAAAAAGTTCACGGAAATCATGTTGTCGCCCCGGAAGTATGCGGCGATGGATCACTAATAGAAGGGAAACAAGGGCACACTGCACTTAGGGTTTGATAATTAGGAGCACCGGAATATTTGCGAAATCAGAAACGACCTTATTTGCCGTGTTAACAAGCGTTGATTGCTCGCCGGACCGTCGGCTACTAGCATTTATTGTATCTAGCGCAAAACGAATTGTTTACATCGTCATCCTCGTTTGTACTAGATCCTGCGAATTGTCATAATGGGAATGTCATCTGATAAGAAATGCTTCTAGATTTCTTGAATTTTCGTAGTACAAGTGTCATGTATCAGATGCTTTCAAACTTTCACTGGAAATGGAACCGTATCTTTATCCACTTCGTAAAAGATTTGTGGTCTTAGTTTATCATTAAGGAAGTATCTAGATGTGCACCTTgacttttgtgtttatcttcaattgtTGAGCAAGATCCTAACTTCCTTATTCACAATTACCCAATCTCATTCCAATTCAATTCATTCCATTGGCCTTCAACCAAGCACCATTAACtgtcaaaaaaatttgaagtttCATCACCGCTACCGCTGTTTTGTTTACATTCACTCACAAGTGTGGTGTCTCGAAATAAGTTTTCTCACTGAAATCTCCGAATTTCCCAAATTCTATTTATAAAACTTGCATGAAACCGTCATTCGAATGTCGTGATTCAACTCAGTGAACGCTTCAATGATATTTTAAGTGCTGTCGTGAGTTATCAGCGTGCATATTTTCGCGAAAGAGACCACGTTTTCAATAGCGCCCGGGTTACAACTGTGCCAATCGGAATCATCCGTTCGTTTTGTGAATTAATTAGACTCTGAGTGAATTGCGTGCATAATGGGCAAGAAACCACAGAAGAAGGCCAACGTACCAAAGGATGCTCCCAAGAAGCTTTCGGCACAGAAACGCCACGAGCTGGACCAACTCATTGATAAGCTATTCAAATTGGGATTCAGACAGACCCAGGCGCCCGCCGACCAGTGGAATGAGTACGTCGAGATACAGGGCATTCTCGATCGGGTCCAGGCGATCGAGAGTACCTTGAAGGTGAAAAGCTCGGCCGCGAAGAACCGCCTGGCCACCATCGAGACGTTCTGCAAGTGGTGCGAGGAGAACGGCGCCCAGTTCGAAGGCGTCAAGATCGCCGAATTTCCAGGCTATGAACTAGGCCTCGAGGCGAGCAAGGATTTCAAGCAGAACGATCTCGTGCTCACGGTCCCCGTGAAGATGATAATGTCCGAGGAGCGTCTCACGAGCTACTTGATCCCGATAGTCTCGGAGATTCCGTTGCTCGACTCCATGACAAACGTGAAGCTGGCCTTTGGTCTCCTGCTGGAGCGGCTTCGCCCCGACTGCTTCTGGAAGCCATACATCGATCTGCTGCCCGAGCGGCATGCAACGGTGCTTTATTTTTCGGTTAACGACATGCAGGAGCTGAAGGGCTCGAATCTGCTGGGGCAGGCGCTCAACCAGTGCAAGAGCATCGCCAGGCAATATGCGTTCATACACAAATGCGTGCAGAAAGTGGATACAACGAAATTCGGCTCCGATTCGGTGGGAAAGGAGACTTTCGAGACGTTGAAGGAGAAGTTCACGTACGAGTTTTATCGGTAAGTCGAGCACTTTTTTCCGGCTTTGATTTCCAGGCACAAGTCAGAACGCAATTAATCTAGGCGCCCAGCCTACAATTGGGCAGATAAGAGTTGAGTGTCGAGATTAGCGTCGGCGAGGCAGATGCGTGCGCTGCTAAGGTAACTTGCGCAAGTCATCATAGACCAATCGGATTTCATTTTATTGACGCAATTCATGATAACGAGAATACTCGCTACAATCCAGAAGCTTATCTAGATTTGGGGATCAGCATTAGACGTAATTCCCGTTCTAATCAGATTTGAGTAAATTAGGAGAGCTGTGCGCCGAACTAGTTGACCGCTCGTCAGCATTGAGTGATAGAGGCAAGAGTTATCGTCTCTGTCGCATAGAAATTTGTCTAAATATGACAAAAatcggcctggtctgattatgcttcaggttaaagttgcataattcggcaagtcctcacacgacctcctcgccgtggccactggaaaccgtcttcggatgggccaagagtgtgtagggccgggctgggagtaggcttttCCAACTGACGAGAatttgcttgtctgctggtcaatgtgttaggggcaagtagatctggcggaggGATGGACCGAGCAACAGCCTGGGGATTGttttccctgcactggagaaggtgctaataggacctcaagccaaggtggaacagcataagCCGAGGGTGGTTTGACcgatggggagcttggtctttagtatacgAACTCTGAATATTTTGGGCACCTTCAGAGAGGAGATGATGcgaggcgcatcatcggaggatgagctgctggcatccagccaggagacagtagccgtcgggagcagtacactcggtgccagacatagcaccgttgtgctgaaactaaTGACAGAGATCTCCCGGAGCGACGCGGCAgatggactagtggtttccagcctggaatccactgccgccaagctgggtgtagcgagtaccagacataatactcctaacccgaaatctTCGACGTCAagggatccctcaaaagcaaagaccgacaagaacgtcggtcaccgtaaaccgactaagaagcgaaggtccactggtgtccttctcaaaagccagtaccagaaggccatgcatattctcagcaatatTGCTCAGAATAAGAAggaaaagacctcgctaaattccaggtgattgttgaggaatacaacagcaaacgcctggcagacgagcagaaggcgaagtccatcactctgaaacgcaatcgatctcaagacgaggtcgaacaagatcacaagcggGGCACAGTAGATAAGAGTTCAGATGGTACGCcacatctgaagaaaagtacgcaATGACAGCTAGACCAGGAGCTATGAACTGCGAAACCTGGAGGGTTTcgcgtggccaggagccacttacgtatgGCGCTGGCgaatggtaattccgctagcggcaaactagcactggaggtgtggaccagtgttgaggccacactgtcggagatggttattgagcatctcctggacgcctaaggcaaacacacgggatccatcccctgctttgattcctctcaggtagtCCGTGGGTTCTACGTTCTAgtttgcgaggaccaattctccagagaCTTTCTCGTTTCGAGCGTCACTAAGATCAGCGATGCCTGGGAAGGCGTAAAGCGAGTCAttccctacgacgagattcccaggagaccggtctaACGCATCTGTTTACAGAAAattcgcatggataaggacaagctcgtccaatccctgcgccttcaacccccccgattcccatggacgactgagtTGCCATCAAGGAGAAGGGACTCCAGACAAGCAGTCAACCTTTTCTACTTCATATAAAAGGAGTGTACCTAGAGGCACTTGGAaatggtcgactataaagtgcggttcggagtcaggaacgcaaaggtaaaagtgttccattgcgaaaggtgtgcctgtgggctgcaagatgcgggctcggcataaacccaaccaaaacggaattggttctattcaccaccaaacgaagggtacctgaattccgcgtaccacggctgaatgaacaaaaggttggttctttcctccaatgtaaagtatatgGGTGAAATCCTGGAtcaaaaactaaattggagattgaacatataactgagggttaagaaggtgtgtatagctttctatgcctgcaagagagcctttgcaaagaaatggggtctccggccgaggatggtgcTCTGGATGTACATCGCCGtcgtgcgtccaatcctaacgtacagctctattgtatggtggtggGCTTTGAGCAAacaaccgcgtgtgcaggtgctaccgagGTTCTGAAGTCCTGCCCGgcggatgctctcaatgtactcttgcatcccctcccctagacctccacattaaatacgttgtagcgtgcagtgccgttagACTACCTGAGTCCGGATCCTAGGCAGCGAAGGCCTACGGCTACAGtaatatcctagacgaagtaccacgCGAAATCTGTGCATTcctcacggactatgccacacggaagctgaacttcacgagaaactttgctgtggactttccaaccaaggcaaagtgaaagaccggcggcgtgttgtaaagttatgacacaatattctttaccgatggatcaaagatggtttgcAGAGTCGGCGTGGGGTTTTTtagaatacacacagtgtatctgagtcgtatggtctcttaGGTTttggccagtgtattccaagcggaagtacttgaCAAAACCAAATCATCTACTTCTTTAACTTCTGCCCGATTGGTAGCGCGGCCGGCTCGCTTTGGTGCGAACCGGACCCGCTTCTCCCGGTCGTAAGCTTACAGGTACAGCCATTTCTCTCTCAGTCGAGCTTCGGGTCGTTCCCTATTGATCTGCAAAGTAGACCGTCGCTCAGATATAAAGCGAATTCATCGTTTGGGTCATCACGTGGCGTTTTAATAATGCTTGAGTTAAGACAAATCTCAATGCACACAGCAAATGTGCTTTTTTTGTGTGTGCACGGAATAGAATGTAGAAATAGAAAGGCTCCTAGCTCCAGCTTAGTCGACCGAGCGTATTGCCTTTAAGCACTCATGCTTCTCGTCCTTCGAGTTTTTCTCTTCCTTACTTCCTTCAACAGGTTGTTCTGTACTTTTACAATTGCGGAGGAAAAGGTATGCCAGATTTCCTTCGACATCATCATCTGTCCAACTGTACTCTCTGGGTTCACGCTCTTTCCCAGAATTTTGCGTCGGAATGTGACACGACTCGTCCCAACTTATTTGAATCTCGTGCAAAAACAACATCAAAAGACGGTTTCTGgtaagtggcgtgacacgccttgatcacatctcaaaatgaagatatccgcgatcgatatgggattgcaacgatcgtggaaaaattgcaagaaaggtgtcttcgatggtatggtcatataattcacgctaacgagaagcCACtaaagattggtgtgaacatcgaagtggatggtaaacgaccaaaaatcaggccgaaacaacggtggtttgatttgctggatggtgatttgaaggcctcgcgcCTTGTGACTGGCACAACGGTGTCGGTTCATACTGAGCGGAGACTTAGCATTCATCCCATTCGATGCGAGGCCTACTTCAGTTGTTCAGCGTAACACAACCACTGCCACCATGAAACCCCTAGATGGGGGCCAATCGCCAACAACCGGGTGGAGACCACTTCTCCCAGCATTCTCCACCCATATGTCCTTGGTCTTGACTCAACTGAGAAGGTTACTGCCCCGTCTGCGTTACGGCCATCTCTGAGCACCAaaatcttgcatggtacagcacactcatttcgTTTATAAGAATTTCGACTAGGATCATGCCGGTGACACCACTACTCATCTGACGTGGTTCTAAAGGCAGCGCAAAACCTCAGGGACATCAGTTCGTAAAttgaattcacctgcttccttCTCTGAGGGTTTGCAAGCATTATTAAGACCGCCGCGATCGTCTCCGTTGCGGAAACTTTCACATCCTCTCGGTGTTCTGCTGCAACAACTGCAGCAGGTCATTGACAAATTCAAAAATCGCAGCGTGGGATGGGAAACGCAAGCACAGGCATTCCAGAGCACTCAACTGGGCagaaaatattccttcttttaggcacggtTTGAGTGTTTTGGCCAAAAGATAGGGTTTAGTCTTCATTGTCAGCTTACAGCTCTCTCGAAAATGTCATCAAAACCTGCAGTCTTATTTTCATCGATTCTACCCTAGATTTCCCGCAGCTCCCTCTCGGTAGAAAGTTTGATTCGTCCTCCCAACCGAGTCGTCCAGATATGGTGAGGAGGAGGAATGGATTAGGGCTCGCGAAAGGAGTATTGCCATGGAGTGTCTCTGATTCACTGCCAAGCATTAAAGCCGAACTTGGTTAATTGGATCAAAGAGGGAAATGATCGTCTTGCTGATTGCTCGGTACGTGCAGGCGGTCAGTACCCGAATGTTAGCTGCTGCTGCCACGATAATTGGAGGCTTCTCCTCAAGTTAAACTTAATCCAAATCGGCTGGGAAAGGTGATACCATCCTTAGGTCGAAAGGAGTCAACGAAGTAGTGAGTCAAACTAGAGCTTGCTTCCAGGGAAGATGGTCGAGAGGTTCTGCAGCTAGGAAGTCACGACTGACGCAATTAGCGGGGTTTTCGTCCATTCGCCGGGGGTTGTGCTGGCTTGGCTTTTCTCCATGGGATTAGCTACATAGGGCTTCCGACACCGGCAAGTTACGCTCTGAGAGTCTGCCCAATATGTTCCCAAGACATCCGTTGACGACATCGTTGAACGGTTCATTCCGATGCTGTTGCCAAATGATGGTAATCGGAATAGTTGGGTGCCACCCTAATCTCCCTGAACCGTAAAAAGATGTGAAATAGAGGAGGTTGGATCGTGGGGCTCCACTGCATGCCATTCAATGAATTGCCATTGGAAGTTTCCGTCGAAACATTAAAGACAACTGGGAATTTTTGTTGCACATCGTGGTGTGAAGAATGCTCCAAAAGGGATCAACGCGCAGCATGTGCCTTAATTCCTCGCACTCCCTCATAAAGGTCACTTAATTGAATGCTAAATGCCGTTTAAGGAGTTGAAATTGTCGTAAGGATGTTTGCCAGGGGTTGCCTAATTCCAGAAACTCCGCTTGGAACAGGATTTGGACGGCACCACTGTCATCCTCAGCAGGTGAATCAGTGTCCATCAACATGCAAGCACAGTGATGCTCTTTCTCCTGATGGTTAATATCAGGAAGCTCCTTGTATAGCCAAAAGTGTTGTATGAAGTCATCCAAGTGCAGCTTGTTATCGTTAACATGTACAGCGAACGAGTGTAACGGTGCCTGTGTCGCTGCCGCGGAAGCTGGATCAAGCAGTTTGTCCCTTGTGAAATTCAGGGTCCACAATAAGACCCTGGACATCATCAGCGTTCCCTAGTTCCTTCCATTTGCCTCGACGGGGTGATCATTTCCAAAGCTTGGCCATGCGCATGCTTCTCAACATAACCCACTAAACCCTGAAATTGTGAGACGCGGCCTTTTCTCAAGGGCTCTGTTTTGAGTATGGTAGTTTTGCCAATCCAGCGATCAACAGGGAGCTTCATACCCGCAGATTGTGCAATGAAGTTTATACAGCGTCAACAACAGCCAATAAAGCCTTTGGCGACTCCTTGTTTACCGCCTGAGAAATCATGCAATTTGTATCACCCTTCAGAGCTGCATGCTTCCTGGTAAACCGCCGTGTAAAGGTCACCATCCAGGCGTATAACGGCCTAGTTTGCCGAGTTTATAAACCTCCGGGAAATCCTGACCGTGCACTAATGTCGTAAACGTAATTTTGAACGCTAACCAATTGTCGAAGGTTTCGTCAAAGAGGGATATCACCACTGGATCTAGGTTGATGTCCTGACGTCTAGACTCTGCAGGCGTAGCAGGTTTGGTCGCCGCCACGTCAGGCTCCATGCACGGTGTGGCATACCTCAAAATGACACGCATTGTGCCTCGATGCTGTCATCAAACGCGGCTAATGGTCATCTACGTTCGCCAGAGACTTCTTGAACCTAATGCTGTCTTCTTTGAAACCGTAACGGAGGGCATTGCCGCTAGCCCAGGAGCACAATTACACACTTCTCCTTGCTGTCGGTGGGGCGTGACTTATGGCTTCCCTGCCATACCTGTTCCGGTcgcaaaatatggaaatgcctCTTGTCATGACTATTGTGGGGTAACCAGTTATAAGCAGACAATACTATATTCTCAAGCTTAGTAGGATCTAAAGAACCAGAAGTGCTGCTGGGGCTCCGTACCCTTTCCCGGCGGATGCTCTTAATGGACTTCTACATCTCCTCCCTTGGACTTTCATATTAAATATTCAATGCGGATAATGATGCCTTGCGGCCATAGGCACATCCTGGACTAAGTAGCACGACGATTCTGGGTATTCCAAATACGCCGAAGGCAAGTTGAGTTTCAAAAGGAATTTTACGGTGACTCTTTTTGATCATGGCAAGTGGAAGAATTGCGATGTGTTGCGAGGTtacgacacggtattctttaacGACGCATGAAGGATGACCTGCGAAGTTGGAACTGGAAAATACTCGGGTACGCACGGTGGATATGCCAGTGTATCCCAATCGGAGATCCTACCAGTGCTAAAGGGTTGTCGACGTCTGGAACATGATCATATCGTAACGTAGACTGCGTCctgctgggaactgtgaagagTGGAATCTACTTACACTATTGATAGCCAGTGACCACGGGaagcgaaggctcaccacctgggCGAAATCAAGGAAGATCTAGCCCTCCTACAACAAAATCTGACCATGGGCACAAACGCGTGTAGGATTATAGGggtttgcacggggcactgacgTATGGGGACGGACTAACTTTGAAGATGTGAGACGGTTAGATTGGGCTCCCTTTGTCCTGAAACTTGgagaaagataataataataataataatcgttggcgcaacaatccatattggatcagggccttgaagtgtgttagagcacttcattcaagaccgtaacggtacactacagaacactgtaggaggcaatgtggtcagcattgcgctcgcccgagattattaccctgatttgactcaggtactcattcacagctgagtcgactggtatccgacgtcaagtcacgatacaaatcccactgccaccagcgagatttgaaccgcggccttccgtatgacaacccagtgctctaaccactcagctatccggagaaAGATAGATGACCGTAAAAAGGAGCACGAGAAGTTCAAGGTATTGAGTACGTGACAAAAGCAATTCCATCATTGCGCTGGTGAAGGAAGTATCAGTTGTTAAAAAATTAGCTAAAATGTgcttggaatgcatcaaagaacaactCCAAATCTTGATCGACGTTTTCGGTTTGGATTCTCCTATACTGAGTACGCTTGTAGACCACTGTGTAGAGTTTAGATTCCCAATATACTTATTTTATAATGGGGCAGTCTAGATTTTGGCGTGCCCCTTTCAAGCATGATTGTGGATCTGTTAAAAGGCGCGTTTGGTCCTGCGAAATACTAGCGAATTCCAGATACGTTGGCTGAAGTAAGTGTTCCTAAATCGGTCATGGTAACGAGCCACAGGAAAAGGAATACAACTAAGGCGGAAGTCAGTTGAAAAAAGGCCATATCGATACCTACTACTGGGTGTCTAGGATGTTGGGACTACAAAGTTCATGCGTCTACTTCCCTTGGGCGTGTCCAGTTCAAATTTGTGGAAGACTTTCTCAGTGTACTTTCGGATATTCCTTTAGTCAAATATCCTGGCCTCCCTTACctgtttttccaaaatttttgagAAGTTCCTAAAAGACTGACTGCCTTCGTGCCGAGTTCAAAGAGGTCTTCCTCGCGATTTGGTGTATCGACCACAACCAGGACGAAACACCCACAAGAGGGACAACGGCAACCTCTGCGTAGGTCCTCAGAGTATTTGCCTACTGCACCCATGATCATTAAATCTAAGCAAAGAGGGGGGTCTCCTCTGGTCACTTGGTATTGACTTGCGTCTGTCAAGTTTGAGTTCAAGAGAATGGCAAGGATTTGAATGAATAGTCCAGACTTGCTGAGCGAAAGATTCAGTTGTTAAAAATGTATTACTTATCTAAGCCTCTCTCAGATATTTGATGCTTCTCAGTCATTCAAATTGCGGGAAATCTTCTCTCCTCCTTTTTAAAACCCTGGTTTTAGAGCCACTTGATAAAGGAGCCttgaaaacaagttgggaaggaAACTTTTTGACGGTATAGCTTCAATTTCGTAGGAAGCCAAGTCATTTTCTACAATATTTACTTCTAATTGCagtttggaaatgaaatggaACCCACAAGCCAAGACTCTTGAAACTTCAAGCACGAATGCATTAAGACTATAAATATTTAAACTCAACCTTCACATACATTTCTGCGCTTATCCATGAagaaaaaaacctgaaattaTCCTGAAACCCAACGCGAGCCTCCTCCCCCTTTCAAACTTTCTCGTGCTACACAAAGCAGCCCACCGAAAACCTGTTGAATTCTAACCAAGCTCCGGCTTCAACTCTAAACATTTTGAATCCTTCAACTTCGTCTTCACGACGAGCTAAagacaatttaaaaaataaatatttacattttaGTCCTTACACCGCCAGCATATATCCACATGAGTATGACGAGGAGTGGGGAAAATATCAGGCAAGCAACGGCAGTTAGCAGAAAATTGATTGACTGAAACAAGGACGAGCCGGGATACATTTAAGGATAGATGTTATTTGAAATAACAAGGGATGCATAAAAATCCTCCTTGAGCAGTGCGGGATGATGATTCTACAAAATTAAAACGCTCGTAGCATAAAAATAAGTTGAGTTATCTAGACGTACTTGCCAGGATAAGTACGTATCTGTATGCATGCAGACATTCGGAATTTAATTGGATGCGATGGAAGATATGATTCAGTGAGTTTCGCGCTGAAAGATACGATTTACGTACTTATATCCATGCTGGCATGAGAAAAAGTCGGGAAAGGGATGTTAAACGCATCTGTTTTATGGAATTTCGGGAGTTGAATTGAATGTTAAATTCTAC of Hermetia illucens chromosome 4, iHerIll2.2.curated.20191125, whole genome shotgun sequence contains these proteins:
- the LOC119654623 gene encoding actin-histidine N-methyltransferase, giving the protein MGKKPQKKANVPKDAPKKLSAQKRHELDQLIDKLFKLGFRQTQAPADQWNEYVEIQGILDRVQAIESTLKVKSSAAKNRLATIETFCKWCEENGAQFEGVKIAEFPGYELGLEASKDFKQNDLVLTVPVKMIMSEERLTSYLIPIVSEIPLLDSMTNVKLAFGLLLERLRPDCFWKPYIDLLPERHATVLYFSVNDMQELKGSNLLGQALNQCKSIARQYAFIHKCVQKVDTTKFGSDSVGKETFETLKEKFTYEFYRWAVSTVMTRQNAIPRSQPQPDNEQAANLMPALIPLWDLANHKEGSFSSSYNIEQERLESCALSDFNKGEQIFIYYGDRSNVEFLIHNGFVYPENTKDSVTIRLGLSASDELLSERTILLERLKITKNFEFKILKMPDYISPELLAFVRIFNMNLEQLNHWTDSERAADLLHMDCALETSLESKTWMFLQTRLTLLLRAFPTTLEEDETLLSNHIKGQAKLGYIKAMVVQYRILEKRILTNALEYAKQRTKP